A window of Zingiber officinale cultivar Zhangliang chromosome 5A, Zo_v1.1, whole genome shotgun sequence contains these coding sequences:
- the LOC121982583 gene encoding putative ripening-related protein 1 — protein sequence MACSDSPLFPLITMLLVAALVLVHPAASHRPLIGGCQASGYLPGKSGHCDPGFDSDCCQPGKSYPQYRCSPPVSGHTRAQLTVNCFEENCDGGAPSECDGQYHSDKDMVVALSTGWYHGGSRCHKMIRINGNGRSVVAKVVDECDSVNGCDDDHDFQPPCPNNVVDGSPAVWAALGIDTDVGVYDITWSDE from the coding sequence ATGGCTTGCTCTGATTCTCCTCTGTTTCCACTCATCACCATGTTGCTCGTTGCAGCTTTAGTGCTCGTCCATCCGGCCGCCTCCCACCGCCCACTCATTGGAGGATGTCAAGCCAGCGGCTACCTCCCGGGAAAGTCTGGCCACTGCGACCCCGGATTCGACTCCGACTGCTGCCAGCCTGGCAAATCCTACCCGCAGTATCGCTGCTCGCCGCCCGTCTCCGGCCATACCCGCGCCCAGTTGACCGTCAACTGCTTCGAGGAGAACTGCGATGGAGGTGCCCCCTCGGAGTGCGACGGCCAGTACCACAGCGACAAGGACATGGTGGTGGCGTTGTCGACGGGGTGGTACCACGGCGGCAGCCGTTGCCACAAAATGATCAGGATCAACGGGAACGGGAGGAGCGTGGTGGCGAAGGTTGTGGACGAGTGCGACTCTGTGAATGGGTGCGACGATGACCACGACTTCCAGCCGCCCTGCCCCAACAACGTGGTGGACGGTTCGCCGGCGGTGTGGGCGGCGCTGGGAATCGATACAGACGTGGGGGTTTATGACATCACTTGGTCCGATGAGTGA